One Ictalurus punctatus breed USDA103 chromosome 10, Coco_2.0, whole genome shotgun sequence genomic region harbors:
- the npepps gene encoding puromycin-sensitive aminopeptidase: protein MPERRPFVRLPTDVYPVNYALCLKPDLIDFTFEGKMEAEVEVIQGTNQIVMNCADIDIITASFAPEGGEEISATGFNYQNEDEKVTLSFPSALQKGSGMLKIDFVGELNDKMKGFYRSKYTAPSGEIRYAAVTQFEATDARRAFPCWDEPAIKATFDITLIVPKDRVALSNMNVIDRKPYPEDESLVEVKFGTTPIMSTYLVAFVIGEYDFVESQSSDGVTVRVYTPVGKAEQGKFALEVATKTLPFYKDYFNVPYPLPKIDLIAIADFAAGAMENWGLVTYRETALLIDPKNSCASSRQWVALVVGHELAHQWFGNLVTMEWWTHLWLNEGFASWIEYLCVDHCFPEYDIWTQFVSADYTRALDLDALDNSHPIEVNVGHPSEVDEIFDAISYSKGASVIRMLHNYIGDEDFKKGMNTYLLKFQHKNASTEDLWDCLEQASGKPIAAVMSSWTKQMGFPIIVVDQEQQGDDRVLKISQKKFCASGPHNGEDCPSWMVPISICTSEDPSCCKMKVLLDQPELTVTIPNLGPDKWVKLNPGTVGFYRIQYSSAMLESLLPGIRDLTLLPVDRLGLQNDLFSLSRAGMISTVEVLKVMEAFVNEPNYTVWSDLSCNLGVLSCLLSHTDYHEEIQEFIRDLFTPIGLKLGWDNKPGEGHLDALLRGLVLGKLGKAGHKTTLEEARRRFKDHVEGKQILSADLRSPVYLTVLKHGDSSALDTMLKLHKQADMQEEKNRIERVLGAISSPDLIQRVLTFSLSDDVRPQDTVSVIGGVAGSSKHGRKAAWKFVRDNWEELHNRYQGGFLISRLIKLTVDGFAIDKMAAEVKSFFETHHAPAAERTVQQCCENILLNAAWLKRDAEDIHQYLLQRKAPPV, encoded by the exons gttaTTCAAGGGACAAATCAAATTGTGATGAACTGTGCTGATATAGATATAATCACTGCATCTTTTGCACCAGAAGGAGGAGAAG AAATTAGCGCTACGGGGTTTAACTATCAGAACGAGGATGAGAAAGTCACTTTGTCCTTTCCCAGTGCTCTTCAGAAAG GGTCCGGTATGTTGAAGATTGACTTTGTTGGAGAGTTGAATGACAAAATGAAAGGTTTCTACAGAAGTAAATACACGGCTCCGTCGGGAGAGATCCGCTACGCGGCCGTCACACAGTTTGAG gccaCGGATGCTCGCCGAGCTTTCCCTTGCTGGGACGAGCCAGCGATCAAAGCCACCTTTGACATCACCCTTATTGTCCCCAAGGACCGAGTAGCCTTGTCGAATATG AATGTCATCGATCGGAAGCCGTACCCAGAGGATGAGAGTCTTGTGGAGGTAAAGTTCGGCACTACACCCATCATGTCCACCTACCTGGTGGCGTTTGTCATCGGCGAGTACGATTTTGTGGAGAGCCAGTCGTCTGACGGCGTGACGGTCCGCGTGTACACGCCAGTGGGGAAAGCGGAGCAGGGGAAGTTTGCACTGGAG GTGGCTACTAAGACGTTACCTTTTTACAAAGACTATTTTAACGTTCCTTATCCGTTGCCTAAAATTGATCTAATAGCAATTGCTGATTTTGCTGCTG GAGCCATGGAAAATTGGGGCCTTGTTACGTACAG ggAGACCGCTCTACTAATTGACCCAAAGAATTCGTGTGCGTCCTCACGTCAGTGGGTGGCCCTGGTGGTAGGGCATGAGTTGGCACACCAGTGGTTCGGGAATTTGGTTACTATG GAATGGTGGACCCATCTGTGGCTTAATGAGGGCTTTGCGTCATGGATCGAGTACCTCTGTGTGGATCACTGTTTCCCCGAGTATGACATCTGGACGCAGTTTGTATCTGCTGACTACACCAGGGCTCTGGATCTGGATGCTCTTGATAACAGTCACCCAATCGAg GTTAATGTAGGGCATCCCTCAGAAGTGGATGAAATCTTCGATGCCATATCATACAGCAAAGGTGCTTCTGTTATTCGCATGCTGCACAACTACATAGGAGATGAG GATTTTAAGAAGGGAATGAACACTTATCTTTTAAAGTTTCAACACAAAAACGCATCCAcag aGGACCTGTGGGACTGTCTAGAGCAGGCTAGCGGGAAGCCCATTGCCGCAGTGATGAGCTCTTGGACCAAACAGATGGGATTCCCCATTATTGTAGTGGACCAGGAGCAG caaggaGACGATCGGGTGCTGAAGATATCTCAGAAGAAGTTCTGTGCCAGTGGACCACATAATG gTGAGGACTGCCCCAGCTGGATGGTCCCAATTAGCATCTGTACCAGTGAGGACCCTAGCTGCTGCAAGATGAAGGTTCTGCTGGACCAGCCTGAACTCACAGTCACCATCCCTAACCTGGGACCAGATAAGTGGGTCAAG CTGAATCCAGGCACGGTAGGCTTCTACAGGATCCAGTACAGCTCTGCTATGCTGGAGAGTTTGCTGCCCGGAATCCGAGATCTTACGCTGCTCCCTGTCGATCGCCTGGGCCTGCAGAATGACCTTTTCTCTCTG TCTCGTGCAGGTATGATCAGCACGGTAGAGGTGCTGAAGGTGATGGAGGCGTTTGTGAACGAGCCGAACTACACGGTGTGGAGCGACCTGAGCTGTAACCTGGGCGTGCTCTCATGTCTGCTCTCCCACACCGACTACCACGAGGAGATCCAGGAGTTCATCCGAGACCTCTTTACCCCTATCGGCTTAAAGCTTGGCTGGGACAACAAACCTGGCGAGG GCCATTTGGATGCTCTGCTGCGAGGGCTCGTGCTAGGAAAGCTGGGGAAGGCGGGACACAAGACCACGCTGGAGGAGGCTCGCAGGAGGTTTAAAGACCACGTGGAAGGCAAGCAGATCCTCTCTGCAGACCTCAGGAGTCCA GTTTATCTAACGGTTTTAAAACACGGGGATAGCTCAGCGCTGGACACTATGCTAAAG CTCCATAAACAGGCGGACATGCAGGAGGAAAAGAATCGCATAGAGAGAGTTCTGGGAGCGATCTCGTCTCCAGACCTCATCCAGAGAGTGTTGACTTTCTCCCTTTCG gatgatGTTCGTCCACAGGACACCGTGTCTGTGATCGGCGGCGTGGCCGGGAGCAGCAAGCACGGCCGCAAAGCAGCTTGGAAGTTTGTCCGAGATAACTGGGAGGAGCTTCATAACCGCTACCAGGGTGGATTCCTCATCTCTCGACTCATTAAG CTCACTGTCGATGGGTTTGCAATTGACAAAATGGCTGCAGAAGTAAAG AGTTTCTTCGAGACTCACCACGCGCCCGCGGCCGAGCGCACCGTGCAGCAGTGCTGCGAGAACATTCTCCTGAACGCTGCCTGGCTCAAGCGGGATGCCGAAGACATCCATCAGTACCTGCTGCAGCGCAAAGCGCCACCAGTGTGA